In the Paramormyrops kingsleyae isolate MSU_618 chromosome 6, PKINGS_0.4, whole genome shotgun sequence genome, one interval contains:
- the src gene encoding proto-oncogene tyrosine-protein kinase Src isoform X1 gives MGATKSKPKELGQRSRSLDGTIGPCGGGGHHLSPGPQSLTPTRSPGRDGTRRGTQPLVSNAELALFGGVDHPGTITSPHRGQLAGGVTTFVALYDYESRTAADLSFKKGERLQIVNNTRKLNCREGDWWLARSLTSGQSGYIPSNYVAPSDSIQAEEWYFGSITRRDSERLLLSLENRRGTFLVRESETTKGAYCLSVLDYDNVKGLNVKHYKIRKLDSGGFYITSRMQFSNLQQLVMHYRKYADGLCHCLTEVCPVLKPQTQGLARDAWEIPRESLRLDVKLGQGCFGEVWMGTWNGTTRVAIKTLKPGTMSPEAFLQEAQVMKKLRHEKLVQLYAVVSEEPIYIVTEYMGQGSLLDFLKGEMGKVLRLPQLVDMASQIASGMAYVERMNYVHRDLRAANILVGDNLVCKVADFGLARLIEDNEYTARQGAKFPIKWTAPEAALYGRFTIKSDVWSFGVLLTELATKGRVPYPGMVNREVLEQVERGYRMPCPAECPESLHDLMLSCWRKEAEERPTFEYLQGFLEDYFTSTEPQYQPGENL, from the exons ATGGGGGCGACCAAAAGCAAACCCAAGGAGCTGGGCCAGCGTTCCCGTAGCCTGGACGGGACCATCGGCCCCTGCGGTGGCGGAGGGCACCACCTGAGCCCCGGACCGCAGTCCCTGACGCCCACGCGGAGCCCGGGCAGGGACGGCACCCGGCGGGGCACTCAGCCACTGGTCAGCAATGCAGAACTCGCCCTCTTTGGGGGGGTGGACCACCCCGGGACCATCACCTCCCCACACAGAGGACAGCTAGCAG GGGGAGTCACCACTTTTGTGGCACTTTATGACTACGAGTCACGCACAGCCGCAGACCTGTCTTTCAAGAAGGGCGAGCGCCTGCAGATCGTCAATAACAC GAGAAAGTTGAACTGCAG GGAAGGGGACTGGTGGCTGGCTCGATCCCTCACTTCAGGACAAAGCGGCTACATTCCGAGCAACTATGTTGCTCCTTCAGACTCCATCCAAGCAGAAGA GTGGTATTTCGGCAGCATCACCCGCCGGGACTCGGAGAGGCTACTGCTGAGCTTGGAGAACAGGAGAGGCACCTTCCTCGTGAGGGAGAGCGAGACCACGAAGG GTGCCTACTGTCTGTCCGTCCTGGATTATGACAACGTGAAAGGTCTCAACGTGAAGCATTATAAAATCCGCAAACTGGACAGCGGAGGATTCTACATCACATCACGAATGCAGTTCAGCAACTTGCAACAGCTGGTCATGCACTACCGCA AGTATGCAGATGGGCTGTGTCACTGCCTGACAGAGGTGTGTCCCGTACTGAAACCCCAGACCCAGGGCCTGGCTCGGGACGCATGGGAGATCCCCCGGGAATCACTGCGGCTGGATGTTAAGCTGGGTCAGGGTTGCTTTGGGGAGGTCTGGATGG GTACTTGGAATGGTACGACACGTGTGGCCATCAAGACCTTGAAACCGGGAACCATGTCCCCAGAGGCTTTCCTCCAGGAAGCCCAGGTCATGAAGAAGCTCCGGCATGAGAAACTGGTGCAGCTGTACGCTGTGGTGTCTGAAGAGCCCATCTATATCGTCACAGAGTACATGGGCCAAG GAAGCCTGCTGGACTTTCTCAAAGGAGAAATGGGCAAGGTACTGCGACTACCCCAACTGGTGGACATGGCCTCGCAG ATCGCCTCTGGAATGGCCTACGTGGAGAGGATGAACTATGTGCATAGAGACCTCAGGGCAGCCAACATCCTCGTGGGAGACAACCTGGTCTGCAAAGTGGCCGACTTCGGCCTTGCACGGCTCATCGAAGACAATGAGTACACAGCCAGACAAG GAGCCAAGTTCCCCATCAAGTGGACCGCTCCTGAAGCTGCGCTGTATGGTCGCTTCACCATCAAATCTGATGTCTGGTCCTTTGGCGTCCTACTGACTGAGCTGGCCACCAAAGGAAGGGTACCATACCCAG ggatggtgaacagagaagtTCTGGAGCAGGTGGAGCGTGGCTACCGGATGCCTTGTCCTGCTGAATGCCCCGAGTCTCTGCATGACCTGATGCTGAGCTGCTGGCGCAAAGAGGCCGAGGAGCGGCCCACCTTCGAGTACCTGCAGGGCTTCCTAGAGGACTACTTCACTTCCACTGAGCCCCAGTACCAGCCTGGGGAGAACCTTTAG
- the src gene encoding proto-oncogene tyrosine-protein kinase Src isoform X2, whose amino-acid sequence MGATKSKPKELGQRSRSLDGTIGPCGGGGHHLSPGPQSLTPTRSPGRDGTRRGTQPLVSNAELALFGGVDHPGTITSPHRGQLAGGVTTFVALYDYESRTAADLSFKKGERLQIVNNTEGDWWLARSLTSGQSGYIPSNYVAPSDSIQAEEWYFGSITRRDSERLLLSLENRRGTFLVRESETTKGAYCLSVLDYDNVKGLNVKHYKIRKLDSGGFYITSRMQFSNLQQLVMHYRKYADGLCHCLTEVCPVLKPQTQGLARDAWEIPRESLRLDVKLGQGCFGEVWMGTWNGTTRVAIKTLKPGTMSPEAFLQEAQVMKKLRHEKLVQLYAVVSEEPIYIVTEYMGQGSLLDFLKGEMGKVLRLPQLVDMASQIASGMAYVERMNYVHRDLRAANILVGDNLVCKVADFGLARLIEDNEYTARQGAKFPIKWTAPEAALYGRFTIKSDVWSFGVLLTELATKGRVPYPGMVNREVLEQVERGYRMPCPAECPESLHDLMLSCWRKEAEERPTFEYLQGFLEDYFTSTEPQYQPGENL is encoded by the exons ATGGGGGCGACCAAAAGCAAACCCAAGGAGCTGGGCCAGCGTTCCCGTAGCCTGGACGGGACCATCGGCCCCTGCGGTGGCGGAGGGCACCACCTGAGCCCCGGACCGCAGTCCCTGACGCCCACGCGGAGCCCGGGCAGGGACGGCACCCGGCGGGGCACTCAGCCACTGGTCAGCAATGCAGAACTCGCCCTCTTTGGGGGGGTGGACCACCCCGGGACCATCACCTCCCCACACAGAGGACAGCTAGCAG GGGGAGTCACCACTTTTGTGGCACTTTATGACTACGAGTCACGCACAGCCGCAGACCTGTCTTTCAAGAAGGGCGAGCGCCTGCAGATCGTCAATAACAC GGAAGGGGACTGGTGGCTGGCTCGATCCCTCACTTCAGGACAAAGCGGCTACATTCCGAGCAACTATGTTGCTCCTTCAGACTCCATCCAAGCAGAAGA GTGGTATTTCGGCAGCATCACCCGCCGGGACTCGGAGAGGCTACTGCTGAGCTTGGAGAACAGGAGAGGCACCTTCCTCGTGAGGGAGAGCGAGACCACGAAGG GTGCCTACTGTCTGTCCGTCCTGGATTATGACAACGTGAAAGGTCTCAACGTGAAGCATTATAAAATCCGCAAACTGGACAGCGGAGGATTCTACATCACATCACGAATGCAGTTCAGCAACTTGCAACAGCTGGTCATGCACTACCGCA AGTATGCAGATGGGCTGTGTCACTGCCTGACAGAGGTGTGTCCCGTACTGAAACCCCAGACCCAGGGCCTGGCTCGGGACGCATGGGAGATCCCCCGGGAATCACTGCGGCTGGATGTTAAGCTGGGTCAGGGTTGCTTTGGGGAGGTCTGGATGG GTACTTGGAATGGTACGACACGTGTGGCCATCAAGACCTTGAAACCGGGAACCATGTCCCCAGAGGCTTTCCTCCAGGAAGCCCAGGTCATGAAGAAGCTCCGGCATGAGAAACTGGTGCAGCTGTACGCTGTGGTGTCTGAAGAGCCCATCTATATCGTCACAGAGTACATGGGCCAAG GAAGCCTGCTGGACTTTCTCAAAGGAGAAATGGGCAAGGTACTGCGACTACCCCAACTGGTGGACATGGCCTCGCAG ATCGCCTCTGGAATGGCCTACGTGGAGAGGATGAACTATGTGCATAGAGACCTCAGGGCAGCCAACATCCTCGTGGGAGACAACCTGGTCTGCAAAGTGGCCGACTTCGGCCTTGCACGGCTCATCGAAGACAATGAGTACACAGCCAGACAAG GAGCCAAGTTCCCCATCAAGTGGACCGCTCCTGAAGCTGCGCTGTATGGTCGCTTCACCATCAAATCTGATGTCTGGTCCTTTGGCGTCCTACTGACTGAGCTGGCCACCAAAGGAAGGGTACCATACCCAG ggatggtgaacagagaagtTCTGGAGCAGGTGGAGCGTGGCTACCGGATGCCTTGTCCTGCTGAATGCCCCGAGTCTCTGCATGACCTGATGCTGAGCTGCTGGCGCAAAGAGGCCGAGGAGCGGCCCACCTTCGAGTACCTGCAGGGCTTCCTAGAGGACTACTTCACTTCCACTGAGCCCCAGTACCAGCCTGGGGAGAACCTTTAG